TCATGGTGGGGCTTGTTCAcatctcctctctctccttccttgcagAGAGGTTCGGCGGGCGACCCGGTTGATGGACCCAGCAGAAGCCAAATGGAAGAAGGGCCAATTAATTATGTCGAAGAAAGGCGGCTGAACGAGGGCAGCGGGCTCAGCCTGGCAAATGGGGGCCGGCCGGAGGCGGGGGGCACCGCACTGATGGAGCCGAGCGGCTGGTCGCCGGGCCAGCCGCCCGCCGCTGGGAAAGCCCACTTGGAAGACGTCAGGAACCTGGTGGCCTTTTCGGCGGTGGCTGAAGCTGTTTCCTCCTACCGGCTACCGCCCCCGGGTTCGCCGTCACTGCTGTACGAGAAGTTCGACTCGGAGATGAGCCGAGGTGGGCTGAGCGCGGCGGACGGCGTGCCGAGGGGGGAGGACCTGCACGCCCTCAAGGCTGCGCTGGCTTTGGCCAAGCACGGCGTGAAGCCCCCCAACTGCAACTGCGACGGCCCCGAGTGCCCCGACTACCTGGAATGGCTGGAGCAAAAGATCAAGACAGCTCTCGGCGAAGAGCCGGCATCGCCGCGGCCCTGTGCCACCGCCaaccccccgccaccccccccaggAAGGTGCTATCGACCCCCAGCCGGTGCCTGAGACCGCCGAGCCGTGCCCGCCCGACGGCCTCCCCTTTTCCCAAAGCGCGTTGACCATCGCCAAGGAGAAGAACATCAGCCTGCAGACCGCCATAGCCATCGAAGCCCTGACGCAGCTCTCGGCCGCTCTCCCCCAGCCGGCCGGCGATGgccagcccccgccgccgcccccccccgccccccccccgctgcccccttCGGCCCCGGCCCCCTCGCCCCGCCGGGGGCCGTGTGGCAGCGAGGGGATGAGCCCCGTTACCCGCCGGAGCCGCGAGCAGCACCGGAGCCATTTTTTGGTGCAGCACCTCCTCGGGGGGGCTTCGCGACGGCGTGGGGGCTGGAGGCCGAGGGGGCGGCAGGGGCTGGAGACcccatggcagagctggagcagctgctgggtaACGCCGACGACTACATCAAGGCGGCTTTCAAGAGACCTGAAGCGACGGCTGGCAAAGTGACAGCGCCTAAAACAGAGCCCCCCGAACGAGTCCCTGGCAAGGAGGTGCCGGCAAGCCCCCGTTCGCTGCCGGCGCCGCCGGAGCCTGACCTGCACAAGAAGACACAGCtggtcctgcagcagcatctccaccACAAGCGCAGCCTCTTCCTTGAGCAAAGCCTGGCGGCGGCGGCAACAACACCCCCAGATCGGCCGAGTGGCTGGTGGGCTCCCGGCACCCCAGCCGTGCCCCCCAAGCCCTTCGAAAAGCAGGCcaaagagaagaagaagaaaacgCCGCCCGAAAAGCCCCCCCTGGCCAAACCGCTCCGTAAACAAGTGCAGATCaagaaggcaaagcagaaggACTCACAGCCGCTCTTCCTGCCCCTCTGGCAGATCAGCCTGGAGGGGTTTCGGACGCCCGCCGAACCCCCCACCGAAGAGATGCAAACCgaaccgccgccgccgcctgcctTCCCGCTCCAGCCTCTTGCACTACCCCTGCCCGCCGCTCGCCCCCCGCCACCCAACCCCCTCGACGGCGGCCCCCCCGGCTCCCGACTCTCAGGAAAGGGGTGCCCCCGGGGGGGGCCCCCAAATTCACCCGGCGCCGGTGGGCTCAACCGGCTCAGAGGAAGcaccggccgcccccccgccggccgcccccacccccatcaTGGTGGATGACAAGCTGGAAGAACTCATCCGGCAATTTGAAGCTGAATTCGGGGAGAATTTCAACCTGCAGCCCCCCGAGACACCCACCCCGCTCGCCCCCGGGGCTGCCGAGCTGCCAGGGGGGCCAGAACCAGCTCTGCAAGTGCCCCCCaccgccgcctccgccgccccgGCTTCCAGCAGTGCTTCCCAAGCCGGACCCAAAAGCTTTTCATTCTCACCGGGGAAGGGTCCGCTTTCAGAGTCCCCCTTCACCGCCCGGTCCCCTAAACAGATCAAAATCGAGTCTTCTGGTGCTATCACTGTGGTGTCCACCACGTGCTTTTACTCTGAGGAAAGCCAAAACCCGGACGTGGATGATGCCGACGGGACACCCACCAAGGACGAGGTGCCGCTGACGCCGACCCTGAGCGGCTTCTTGGAGTCGCCGCTGAAATACCTGGACACACCGACCAAAAGCCTCCTGGACACCCCGGCCAAGCGGGCGCAAGCAGAATTCCCCACCTGCGACTGTGTCGGTGAGCAAACGGCCGGACGGGGGGCTtactggggtgggggtgaaCAGCGGGGGGATGCATTTTGAGGAGGTGGCTTTGCAGGGTGGGATTACCCTGGGTAAATAACAAGAGCCGTGCTGCCGCGCTGGCAAAGCCCCTGCTTTTTTTGGGGGATGTGCCACCCGCCGGGTGAAaccctgctgctttctcttccatttctgcCGTCGGACGGCAAACGCCGGGGTGGAGCTGACGCCAACCTGGCTGTGCCGGTGTGagttggaaaagcagcaaaaccaaagggCTGTTGGGTTTTTCCTCCACATAACTGCTCAGCTGAATCCCAAAGATTTTGGCCCCAGTGCCGAAATCCACCTAAAATCCAGCTCACCTGGTTATTGCTGCTATTTGAAACCAAAAACTTAGGCTCGGTGTGCGTGCTTATGCCCGGAGCCATATTTGCCACCGAGATGCTGGGTTGTTTGGTGGCCGATGCCACTGGGATACACTGAAAAAGTACCAAActcttggattttattttttttttttggttggttggttgtttttggttgttttttttttaatgtgtgttgGCATTTGTTAGGTTTTGTAGCAAGTGCtagagaattcctgcctggtCCTTGCAGCCGCCTCCATCTGAGTGTGGGGAGCTGGATTcttccccgccgcccccccccccccccccaaatttaGACCAGAGCTGCGGTCTTCCCTGGGAAGAGCAGGATGAGGATTTGGGGCATCCAGCCGGAAAAACGAGCCCCTGCGCCGCTGGGAGAGGTGGCTTCGGGCTAAGCACAGAAGCTGCACTTTATTAGTGGGGcttatgattatttatttatttgcttgtaaATGGCAGCAGTAATTAGCCCAAACGGCAGCAAGCGAATGAAAGGCTTTTCTGGAGCTGCTCAAACTGATCTCGGAGTTTTGCCCCGCGGTGGCAGGAAAAGATTCGGGTtgcttttttagttttgcaGCGTGGTTTagaggctgggagagggggCGATTCCCCCCCTGCCACTTCTCTCCattttattaaggaaaaagCTGTGGGAGAAAGCAATTAAGTAGGAGTCGGGGCTCGGGGCTTTATTAGGTGCCTGTGCTGTTAGACGCTGTAATAAAATCAGCCTTCGGTGCGCGTCCCGTATTGATCTCTGTCTGgacagctgcagcccagctgagccCGGCTTTCTCCTCACCCTGGCGCCCAGCCAGTTAGACATGACAGGAATGAAAATCAGGGCGGTGAGAGCGGAGGGGTGGAAAGACACATCAGACCCAGCCGTCGCGCCGGATGCATCCCACCCGGCGGCGCTGGAGCATCCCCGTGCTCCGGGGATTGACCCTTGTGCCAccagggctgcccagagcagcctTTGCTTCCCGCAGCAGCACCTTCGTGCCCTAAAAGCCCCAAggggtttgctgctgctgtgggggtgggggtgggggtgtgttgcttgcagggctggagccccaGCATCTTTCTCCTGGAGCCCCAGCATCCTTCTGCTGCATCCTGAGCATCCTTCTCTGGTAGCCTCAGCATCCTTCTCCAGTAGCCTCAGCATCCTTCTCCCGTATCTTGAGCATCCTTGTCTGGTAGCCCCAGCATCCTTCTCCTGTATCTGGAGCATCCTTGTCTGGTAGCCCCAGCATCCTTCTCCTGTATCTGGAGCATCCTTGTCTGGTAGCCCCAGCATCCTTCTCCTGTATCTGGAGCATCCTTGTCTGGTAGCCCCAGCATCCTTCTCCTGTATCTGGAGCATCCTTGTCTGGCAGCCCCAGCATCCTTCTCCTGTATCTGGAGCATCCTTGTCTGGTAGCCCCAGCATCCTTCTCCTGTATCTGGAGCATCCTTCTCTTGTATCTGGAGCATCCTTGTCCGGTAGCTCCAGCATCCTTCTCCCTGagccccagcctcctcctgtATCTTTGAGCATCCTTGTCCGGTAGCTCCAGCATCCTTCAGCCTCTCCCCTGTGCAGCAGCTCCTTCCTTACACAGGCTCGGCCAGCTTGGGGCATCCCATGAGCATCACCAAATCCTCGGGACAAGCCTGAAAGCAGGCAGCAGTACCTTCCAGCCCCCAGATCATCCTGTGGTGGTTTTGGCAGCATCCAGCTGGGCTGGTCCCAGTGAACAGGGCCATACGGGTGCCCAGGGTGGttctggcagggagcagggtggCCAGTGACGAGGAGGGGGGTTTGTAAGCCAAATCGCCCACCGCCGCCGATTGCTTCTTTTTGGCAGAACTCATCAAAACGCACCGCGCTCCAGCGGCTGGCGCAAATCCCCTGTGCCGGGACAGAGCCGTGGTTGCTGCCAGCATCCTtggaggggctgcagccacTTGGGGAGGTTTTTGGGTCCCCAGAAGGGATGGGCGCGGGTCTGAACCCCCGCCTCCTTGTTCCCCAGCGGCATTTTAGTGCTGGGAGCATTTGCCAGGGCAGACAATGAAGAGGAGCTGCCGGGCTGTTTAACAAACTGCTAATTGCAGTTTCCCTTCCCCGATGCTCTTAGGGGGAGACGCCTTTGAAGAGCCCTTGATTTTTGATGCAGAAGTGCTGGGTTGGAGGGAATCTGGGTCTGGCGTCTGTGGGGGCAGCCGGCCGAGGTGCAGACCCTGAAatctctctcccccctcctgACTCTGCAGAGCAAATCGTGGAGAAGGACGAGGGGCCGTATTACACCCACCTGGGCTCGGGGCCCACTGTGGCGTCCATCAGGGAGCTCATGGAGGAGCGGTAAGGACCCCGGCCCCGGGCGTCCCGGCAGGGGGGCCGTGAGggttggggggggcggggaggggaggccTGTGGTGTTCTCTGAGGGCGAGTGTGGGCCCATGAGGGCAAAGTAGGGTCCCGTGGGGGCTTGTGAAAGCATGTGGGGGCTCATGAGGGCAAGTGAGGTCCTGTCAGGGTGGTTGGGGGCCCATGAGGGTGTGTGGGGTCCTGTGAGAGCATGTGGGGGCCCATGAGGGCAAGTAGGGTCCCATGGGGTCCTGTGAGGGCGAGTGGGGTCCTGTGAGGGCGAGTGGGGTCCTGTGAGGGTGAGTGGGGGCCTGTGAGGGCACGTAGGGTCCCATGGGGTCTTGTGAGGGCGAGTGGGGTCTTGTGAGGGTGAGTGGGAGCCCGTGAGGGCAAGTAGGGTCCCATGGGGTCTTGTGAGGGCGAGTGGGGTCCTGTGAGGGCGAGTGGGGGCCTGTGAGGGCACGTAGGGTCCCATGGGGTCTTGTGAGGGCGAGTGGGGTCTTGTGAGGGCGAGTGGGGTCTTGTGAGGGCGAGTGGGGTCTTGTGAGGGCGAGTGGGGTCCTGTGAGGGCGAGTGGGAGCCCGTGAGGGCAAGTAGGGTCCCATGGGGTCTTGTGAGGGCGAGTGGGGTCATGTGAGGGCGAGTGGGGTCCTGTGAGGGTGAGTGGGGGCCCATGAGGGTAAGTAGGGTCACATGGGGGCTCGTGAGAGCATGTGGGGGCCCATGAGGATGAGTGGGGTCCTGTGAGGGTGGGTGGGTTCTTGTGAGGGCAAGTGAGGTCCTGTGAGGGTGAGTGGGAGCCCATGAGGGTGGTGGGATCCTATGAGAGTGAGTACAGGCCCATGAGGGCAAGTAGGGTCCCATGGGGTCATGTGAGGGCGAGTGGGGTCCTGTGAGGGTGAGTGGGGGCCCATGAGGGCAAGTAGGGTTCCAGGGGGGCTTGTGAGAGTGTGTGGTGGCCCATGAGGGTGATTGGGGTCCTGTGAGGGTGAATGGGGGGCCACAAGGGTGGGTGGGTTCCTGTGAGGGCAAGTGAGGTCCTGTCAGGGTGAGTGGGGGGCCATGAGTGTGTGTAGGGTCCTGTGACAGCAAGTGGGGGCCCGTGAGGGCAAGTTGGGGCCCCTGGGGGCTCACGAGGTGAGTGGGGTCCTGTGAGGGTGAATGGGGGCCCATGAGGGGTCCCTTGAGGATGAGCGGGGTCTTGTGAGGGCAAGTGGGGTCCTGTGAAGGTGAGTGGGGCCCCTTGAGGGTGAATGGGGTCCTGTGAGGGTGAGTGGGGGCATCATGAGGGCAGGTAGTGTCCCGTGAAGGCGAGTGGGTGCTGTGAGGGGGAGCAAGGACTCATGAGGAGCCCCATGAGGGCGAGTGATGTCTATGAAGGCAAGTGGGGGCTTGTAAAGGTGAATGGGGGCTCGTGGGGGCAAACAGGGGCCTGTGGGGGCTAGTGGGGGCTCATGAGAGTGAGTGGGGGCCCGTGAGGGGTCTTTAAGGGTGAGTAGGGTCCCATGAGGATGAGTTGGGTTCTGTGAGGGTGAGTGAGAGCCCATGAAGAACTGGGGCTTGTGAGTGGTCCTGTAAGGGTGGGTGGGGGTCTGTGAGGGATCCTACGAGGGCGAGTGGGGCCCCATGAGGGCAAGTGAGAGCTTGTGAAGGCAAGTGGTGTCCTGTGAGGGCGAGTGGGGGCTCATGAGGGCTCCCACGAGGGTGGGTGGGGTTCATGCAAGGTGGGTCGTCTCCCGTGAGGGCGAGTGGGGGCTCATAAGGGTGAATGGGTGCTCCTGAGGGGTCCCATGAGGGCGGGTGGGATCCCATAAAGGTGAGTGGGGGCTCATGAGGGCGAGTGGAGGTTCATCAGGGGTCCTGTAAGGGTGGATGGGGTCCCACGAGCATGAGTAGGGGCTCATGATGGGTCCTGTGAGGGTGAGTGGGGTCCTGTGAGGGCAAGTGGGGGCTCATGAGGGGTTCTGTGAGGGTGAGTGGGGGCCCATGAAGGTGGGTGGGAGCTCCTGAGGGCAAGCGGGGGCTCATGAGGAGTCCTGTGATGGTGCGTGGTGGCTCATGAGGGCGAGGGGGGGACCCATGAGGGGTCTGTGAGGGTGAGTGGGATCCCGTGAGGGCAAGTGGGGCTCATGAGGGCAAGTGGAGGCTCATGAGAGGTCTTATGAGGGCAAGTGGGGGCCCATGAGGGTAGATAGGGGCTCCTGAGGGTGAGTGGAGGTTCATGAGGTATCCTGTGAGGGTGAGTTGGGTCCTGTGGGGGTGAGTGGGGTCTCCTGAGGGGTCCTGTGAGGGCAGGTGGGGTCCTGTGAGggcaggtgggatcccatgAGGGTGAGTGTGGGCTCCTGAAGGCAAGTGGAGCTTCATGAGGGGTCCCGTGAGGGCGAGTGGGGGCCCATGAGGGCGAGTGAGGGCCCATGAGGGCAAGTGGGGGCCTGTGAGGGTAGGTGGGGGTCGTGAGGGTGAGATGGGTCCTGTGAGAGTGAGTGGGGGCCTCTGAGGGGTCCCGTGAGGGCGAGTGGGGGCTCCTGAGGGCAAGTGGGGGCTCATGACGGGTCCTATGAGGGCCAGTGGGGGCCCGTGAGGGTGGGTGGGGGATCATGAGGGGTCCTGTGAGGTGGGTAGGGTCCCATGAGGGCACGTGGGGGCTCCTGAGGATGAGTGAGGGCTCAGGAGGGTAAATGAGGGCTCCTGAGGGGTCCTGTGAGggcaggtgggatcccatgAAGGGGAGTGGGGGCTCGTGAGGGTGAGTGGAGGTTCATGAGGGGTCCCGTGAGGTCGAGTGGGGGCCCGTGAGGGTGGGTGGGGGCTCCTGAAGGGTCCTATGAGGACAAGTGGGAGCCTGTGAGGGTGAGTGGGGGCTCATGAGGGGTCCCGTGAGGGTGTGTGGGGGCCGTGAGGATGAGTGGGGGACTTGTgagtggagggggggggggggcgagcaGGGCTGATGCCCATCCCCCACAGGTACGGTGAGAAGGGCAAGGCCATCCGCATCGAGAAGGTCATCTACacggggaaggaggggaagagctCCCGGGGCTGCCCCATCGCCAAGTGGGTGAGTGCCTGCGCCCCGGCTCTCCTCCCCCCCTGGAGTCACCTGCCcgtcccctccctgcctggggaCGAGGAGGGCGCCCGTGGCGGTGGCGGCAGCGCGCAGGGGAAGGATGCTCGATCAGGGGAAGGATGCTCGATCAGGGGAAGGATGCTCGATCGGCGGCTGACAAGGAGGAAGCGAGAGTGCTGGCCGCCCCTGGGGAAAGTCCCCGGGGCTTCCCACCCTCGTCACCTGCCGCATGGCACGTCCCGGGCCGGGCACGTGTGTCCCCCCCGACACCCCAAACCCATGGGGGTGAATGCAACCGtgggagcccccccagctccccatgggatgctgcagaaggcagccagGACCCGCTTTTAGAgtcctccccatcccaggaTGTGTTTGCCATTGAAATATTTGACCTGCTCCCTCTGTTTGCCAGGTGATCCGGAGACACAACCAAGAGGAGAagctgctgtgcctggtgcGGCACCGGGCCGGCCACCACTGCCAGAACGCTGTCATCATCATCCTGATCCTGGCCTGGGAGGGCATCCCCCGCACGCTGGGCGACACGCTCTACCAGGAGCTCACCGACACCCTCACCAAGTACGGCAACCCCACCAGCCGCCGCTGCGGCTTGAACGACGAGTAAGTCACACCGGTCTGGTTTGGAGAAAcggggtgggaaggggatgCGGGGgtgtgtccccccagcccccattTGCAGAGCTGCCATCACGGCGCCAGCAGCTGACGTTCCTCCGCGGTGTCCATCCCGCAGCCGGACCTGTGCGTGCCAAGGCAAGGACCCCAACACCTGCGGCGCTTCCTTCTCCTTCGGCTGCTCTTGGAGCATGTATTTTAATGGCTGCAAATACGCCCGGAGCAAAACTCCCCGCAAGTTCAGGCTGGTGGGAGACAATCCCAAAGAGGTGGGTGATGCTGGCGGAGCGGGGCAGcacgggcagggctggggcttcGCACCTCCTTTTACCCCCAGCTCCAAGTTTTGCAAGGGGGAAGCCTGAAAataggatttctttcttttccctgtctccCTAATTCATCAAAAATAACCATTTCGATGAATTAGGGAGAcggagaaaagaaaaccaacctgGTGAAACCAGAGGGCAGGCTCGGCTTTGTGTCACAGAGCCAGGAGTTTGGGTGTGACAGCAAGTGCCATCACGGGGTGGCAGGAGTAGGGTCTCTCTGGAAACcccggggaagatgccagagaGCTCATGGGTCGAGCAAGGGAAAGCACAACACACGCCGAGGCCGGAGGTTGGACAGCCAAAACCTCCCCAGGAATTCTGCCATGGCACATGTCATGGGAAGGGTCGGACGCTGCGTGGTGTGCGGGGCTTTGCCCCCAGTTCCATCCCTGCCACTCAGACCCCTGGGTGACATCGTGCTCTTTTCCGTACCGCAGGAAGAACTGCTCCGGAAAAGCTTTCAGGACTTGGCCACCGAGGTTGCTCCGCTTTACAAGAGGCTGGCGCCGCAAGCCTACCAGAACCAGGTACCGGCCACCCGCTCGTCCCCTTTGGGACGCGTCAGCCTGGCGGCAGGCAGGAACCGCTGCGGGGTGGTGGGACGGAGGTGGTCTTGGATAACCGgagccctctcctcctcctgccaggtTACCAACGAGGACGTAGCGATAGACTGCCGGCTGGGCTTGAAGGAGGGGAGGCCGTTCTCCGGAGTGACGGCGTGCATGGACTTCTGCGCTCACGCTCACAAAGATCAGCATAACCTCTACAACGGCTGCACGGTGGTAAGCAGGCGGCCGGCGGGGCTTTTCGGGATGCTCCCCCTCTGTTTTGGGATGCTCCCCCTCCGCTTTGGGATGCTCCCCCTCCGTTTTGGGATGCTCCCCCTCCGTTTTGGGATGCTCCCCCTCCGCTTTGGGATGCTCCCCCTCCGTTTTGGGATGCTCCCCTTCTGTTTTGGGATGCTCCCCCTCCGTTTTGGGATGCTCCCCCTCCGCTTTGGGATGCTCCCCCTCCGCTTTGGGGTGCTCCCCCTCCGCTTTGGGATGCTCCCCCTCCGCTTTGGGGTGCTCCCCCTCCGCTTTGGGGTGCTCCCCCTCCATTTTGGGGTGCTCCCCCTCCGCTTTGGGGTGCTCCCCCTCCGCTTTGGGATGCTCCCCCTCCGCTTTGGGGTGCTCCCCCTCCGCTTTGGGATGCTCCCCCTCCGCTTTGGGGTGCTCCCCTTCCGCTTTGGGGTGCTCCTTTTTGAGCCACTCGGTCCCTGCTGTCCTGCATGACTCCGGTGGCCGGTCCTCGGTGTTTGCACATCTCAAATGAACCCGTTCAGGTCTGTAGGGTGCTGAAGCCGCCACCCCAGCTAGACTGAAGCACGGTGTTAACGGGGACCACGTGTTTGCTTTTGTCCGATCCCAACGCGGCGGGAGGTTTCCAAATGCTGGCTGGGGACCAGtgtgggcgggggggggtgcCAGGCTGATGTGACTTCACATTGGTAGGGGGAATAAGGAGGAGGTTTGGCCCCCATCCTGCATCCCTCAGCATCCCGCTGATGCACCCCGCGCTCCCTCAGGTCTGTACGCTGACAAAGGAAGACAATCGCGTGGTGGGGAAAATCCCTGAAGATGAGCAACTGCACGTCCTCCCCCTCTACAAGATGTCCAGCACGGATGAGTTTGGCAGCGAGGAGAACCAAAATGCCAAGGTGGGCAGCGGTGCCATCCAGGTGCTCACGGCCTTCCCCCGGGAGGTCCGCAAGCTGCCCGAGCCCGCCAAGTCCTGCCggcagaggcagctggaggcGAAGAAAGCCGCCGCGGAGAAGAAgaagctgcagaaagagaagctgATGACGCCAGAGAAGATCAAGCAGGAAGCGCTCGAGCTCCCCGCGCTCCAGCAAAATGCAGGTAACGGGGGCAGAACTGAGGTCCCGCTGCCCCGAGCCATCCGGAAAGCGCGcgaggggccggggctgcggtTGGGGGCTTTCTTGGGCTGGCGGTGTTGTTGCTTGGCGTGTCGGCGTGCAGGATGGCATTTCTGCGGCGCCCGGGTTTTTCCCCGTACCACGGTGCGGTGGGGAGCTCTTGCTGCAGCCCGGAGCGTGGGTGCGGATCGGTGCCAGCGTGCCGGGCGGTGCCGGGCGATGCTGACCTCTGCGCTCGGCTGGCGAGCCCGTCACCGTGGGATTTTCGAGTCCGGCTGAGTCTTTGGGGTCCTCGATCCCCACCGGCAGCTTCCTCGGCCGGCGGGTCAcgggggctgtgtgtgtgctgtgccCGCAGGTATGGCGTTGAAAAGCGGGCTGCCCCCGCAGCCGCTGAAACCTTCCATCAAGGTGGAGCCACAGAGCCATTACAACGCCTTCAAGTACAACGGCAACGCGGTGGTGGAGAGCTACTCCGTGCTGGGCAGCTGCCGGCCCTCCGACCCGTACAGCATGAACAGTGTTTACTCTTACCATTCCTACTATGCACAGCCCAATCTGCCTTCCGTGAACGGGTTTCACTCCAAGTTCGCGCTTCCCTCCTTCGGGTATTATGGCTTTTCCAGCAACCACATGTTCCCCTCGCAGTTTCTGAATTACGGGGCGCCCGAAAGGAGCGGGAGCAGCTGGGTGAGCAACGGCTACGAGAAGAAGCCCGACGTCCCGGCGTTGCAGGAGAACCTCAGCCACACCTATGGGAATGCCGATTTCCCCGAGCCCATCCCTCACAGCGTCCGGAGCAAAAACCATCACCAGCGCACCTACGAGCGGGCTAACCGCTACGCcagccagcagaaagcagcGGTGGCGGCGGCAGCCGGGGCGCACAGGACTAGCTCGGGCTCGGAGGAGGCATCCCCGTTTGCACAGAACTGTTTCGGCAGCCGGCCCATCAAGCAGGAGCCTCCGGACCCTCCGCCCCCCATCGAGCCCCTTCCCAGCGTGGCGGCCATGCCCAGCACCGGCTTAGCCCTGCCGGCCATCCCGGCGCGCAGCGGGGCACCGGAGCAGCGGTGGAGCCCCTTCAAAGTGTCCCGGGGCACGTCTTCCCCCGAGAGGACTAGCACGGTGGAGGGCTCGTGGAGTGCCCTGGTGCCGGGTTCGGGCGGGGCGGGAGAAGCCGAGCGCCTTCGATGCTGCCGTGCGCTTGCCACCGCCGGAGAAGCAGTGGCCCAACCTCCTGGTGGGagaggcggcggcagcggcacGTGGCTCAGGCTTGCTGCCGAAACCGTGGAGCCCCTGC
Above is a genomic segment from Falco biarmicus isolate bFalBia1 chromosome 18, bFalBia1.pri, whole genome shotgun sequence containing:
- the LOC130160520 gene encoding LOW QUALITY PROTEIN: methylcytosine dioxygenase TET3-like (The sequence of the model RefSeq protein was modified relative to this genomic sequence to represent the inferred CDS: inserted 2 bases in 1 codon), with the translated sequence MEERYGEKGKAIRIEKVIYTGKEGKSSRGCPIAKWVIRRHNQEEKLLCLVRHRAGHHCQNAVIIILILAWEGIPRTLGDTLYQELTDTLTKYGNPTSRRCGLNDDRTCACQGKDPNTCGASFSFGCSWSMYFNGCKYARSKTPRKFRLVGDNPKEEELLRKSFQDLATEVAPLYKRLAPQAYQNQVTNEDVAIDCRLGLKEGRPFSGVTACMDFCAHAHKDQHNLYNGCTVVCTLTKEDNRVVGKIPEDEQLHVLPLYKMSSTDEFGSEENQNAKVGSGAIQVLTAFPREVRKLPEPAKSCRQRQLEAKKAAAEKKKLQKEKLMTPEKIKQEALELPALQQNAGMALKSGLPPQPLKPSIKVEPQSHYNAFKYNGNAVVESYSVLGSCRPSDPYSMNSVYSYHSYYAQPNLPSVNGFHSKFALPSFGYYGFSSNHMFPSQFLNYGAPERSGSSWVSNGYEKKPDVPALQENLSHTYGNADFPEPIPHSVRSKNHHQRTYERANRYASQQKAAVAAAAGAHRTSSGSEEASPFAQNCFGSRPIKQEPPDPPPPIEPLPSVAAMPSTGLALPAIPARSGAPEQRWSPFKVSRGTSSPERTSTVEGSWSALVPGXRAGREKPSAFDAAVRLPPPEKQWPNLLVGEAAAAARGSGLLPKPWSPCKLGEAALAGTGTSSLLGPLGFSSALPGLPSFPEEPWGSVKAEERRTPAPSLGLPGKPWEAVVGEKGAAGPHREKPWDPFGLEEDLPEKVVKEEEEEEEEEEEEEEEEWSDSEHNFLDENIGGVAVAPAHGSILIECARRELHATTPLKKPNRCHPTRISLVFYQHKNLNQPNHGLALWEAKMKQLAERARARQEEAARLGLPPDAKAFTKKRKWGGALANEAPSKERRDSVPTRQAVAIPTNSAITVSSYAYTKVTGPYSRWI
- the LOC130160521 gene encoding LOW QUALITY PROTEIN: methylcytosine dioxygenase TET3-like (The sequence of the model RefSeq protein was modified relative to this genomic sequence to represent the inferred CDS: deleted 1 base in 1 codon): MEEGPINYVEERRLNEGSGLSLANGGRPEAGGTALMEPSGWSPGQPPAAGKAHLEDVRNLVAFSAVAEAVSSYRLPPPGSPSLLYEKFDSEMSRGGLSAADGVPRGEDLHALKAALALAKHGVKPPNCNCDGPECPDYLEWLEQKIKTALGEEPASPGPVPPPTPRHPPQEGAIDPQPVPETAEPCPPDGLPFSQSALTIAKEKNISLQTAIAIEALTQLSAALPQPAGDGQPPPPPPPAPPPLPPSAPAPSPRRGPCGSEGMSPVTRRSREQHRSHFLVQHLLGGASRRRGGWRPRGRQGLETPWQSWSSCWVTPTTTSRRLSRDLKRRLAK